Proteins from a genomic interval of Lolium perenne isolate Kyuss_39 chromosome 1, Kyuss_2.0, whole genome shotgun sequence:
- the LOC127334823 gene encoding pentatricopeptide repeat-containing protein At2g21090-like has translation MSIARRSPSPTSPPYSGLLGALHCSVSGGQAAAAVSLLPTLSRAGLRPPFPLLCSLARLLLLRRAAPSFPTLAGRLLLYIRLAGLKHLVASSTPLANQLLSLHLLLGRPRDARRLFARMPQPTVYSYNAMLTGYAHLALAAPAANLFAAMPHRDLTSYNAAMLALASGGEMREGVALYSELRHTSPPLGYNHQTFSALLVACASLMDGELARQLHAHLSLLGFLSDINISSALIDVYRKCGRITDAHSLFNEVPAKDMRMWTSVVCGYAEDGQLTAARRLFDQMQEKSILSWNALMEGYVRHGQAVEALNIFQQLIKDGFHPDQLTFSSALSACAAIGSITRGKQIHGRLLQTGFDPNVIIPSSLIEMYSKCGYLAGARQIFDLTCQDRRDIALWNAMLSALCHHGLGQEAVGLFVQMIREKLKPDAISFLLVLTVCSHCGLVDEGMNFFELMIKRYRIVPGEDHHACMVDLISRSSRSCDEVVDWIRSSPFGCSKQALETLVGKCAINGNTELMSKIEEHLAELDSPK, from the coding sequence ATGTCCATCGCCCGACGATCGCCGTCGCCGACATCGCCGCCCTACTCCGGCCTCCTCGGCGCCCTCCACTGCAGCGTATCAGGAGgccaagccgccgccgccgtctccctcCTGCCCACCCTCTCCCGCGCCGGCCTGCGCCCGCCCTTCCCGCTCCTCTGCTCGCTCGCCCGCCTCCTCCTGCTCCGCCGCGCCGCACCGTCCTTCCCCACATTGGCCGGCCGCCTTCTCCTCTACATCCGCCTCGCCGGCCTCAAGCATCTCGTCGCTTCTTCCACCCCGCTCGCCAACCAGCTCCTGTCTCTGCATCTACTCCTCGGCCGCCCGCGCGACGCCCGTCGCCTGTTCGCTAGAATGCCCCAACCCACCGTCTACTCCTACAACGCCATGCTCACTGGGTACGCCCACCTCGCCCTCGCGGCCCCGGCGGCGAACCTCTTCGCTGCCATGCCACACCGTGATCTCACCTCCTATAATGCTGCTATGCTCGCGCTCGCAAGCGGTGGTGAGATGCGGGAAGGTGTGGCGCTGTACTCGGAGCTCAGGCACACGTCTCCTCCCCTTGGATACAACCATCAGACCTTCTCGGCCCTCCTTGTGGCGTGCGCTAGTCTCATGGACGGGGAGCTTGCCAGGCAGCTCCATGCCCATTTGTCTCTTCTCGGGTTCTTGTCTGATATCAACATCTCCAGTGCCCTTATTGATGTGTACAGGAAATGCGGCCGCATTACTGATGCTCATAGTCTGTTCAACGAGGTGCCTGCAAAGGACATGCGCATGTGGACGTCAGTAGTTTGCGGCTATGCAGAGGATGGCCAGTTGACTGCTGCTCGCCGGCTCTTTGATCAGATGCAAGAAAAGAGTATCCTTTCATGGAATGCTCTCATGGAGGGATATGTTCGTCATGGACAGGCAGTAGAAGCGTTGAATATTTTTCAGCAATTGATCAAAGATGGTTTTCATCCAGATCAGCTCACCTTCAGTAGCGCATTGTCTGCTTGTGCAGCTATTGGTTCAATCACACGTGGTAAGCAGATCCACGGCAGGTTGCTACAAACTGGTTTTGATCCAAACGTGATTATTCCGAGCTCACTCATTGAGATGTACTCAAAATGTGGCTATTTAGCTGGTGCTAGGCAGATTTTCGATCTAACATGTCAGGACCGGAGGGATATTGCGTTGTGGAATGCCATGTTATCTGCACTATGCCATCATGGGCTTGGACAGGAGGCAGTAGGATTGTTTGTTCAGATGATCCGGGAGAAACTGAAACCTGATGCTATCTCATTCTTGCTAGTTTTGACAGTTTGTAGCCATTGCGGCCTGGTTGATGAAGGCATGAATTTCTTTGAGTTGATGATTAAGAGATACAGGATTGTTCCAGGAGAAGACCATCATGCATGTATGGTGGATTTGATCAGCCGTTCATCCCGTTCATGTGATGAAGTAGTCGATTGGATCAGAAGTTCTCCATTTGGCTGTAGCAAACAAGCTTTGGAAACTTTGGTTGGGAAATGCGCGATAAACGGGAACACAGAGTTGATGAGTAAGATAGAGGAACACCTGGCTGAATTGGACAGTCCAAAATAA
- the LOC127310466 gene encoding uncharacterized protein At5g43822 has product MEAVVRKVQQRVRKVREEMERWDDLNARLLTHFSNAAIIIGRLPVLGDAKNYGILRCVPNIREDLLGKQMESLELIFVSMRTTLEEFSGLAKGFSKALLNTKQMVRGGSALTAKQLQLQVGILPTIADCLDGLQKLADMHQAEYAVKSSIVSLVTWKSSSSDLAAMRQLIVDQPNIPKDEVQSIFDIIFADEIC; this is encoded by the exons ATGGAGGCGGTGGTGCGGAAGGTGCAGCAGCGGGTGAGGAAGGTGCGGGAGGAGATGGAGCGGTGGGACGACCTCAACGCCCGCCTCCTCACCCACTTCTCCAACGCCGCCATCATCATCGGCCGCCTTCCG GTACTTGGAGATGCTAAAAATTATGGTATCCTGCGGTGTGTGCCCAACATCAGGGAGGATCTCCTGGGGAAGCAGATGGAGAGCCTGGAGCTCATCTTTGTTTCGATGAGGACCACACT GGAGGAGTTCAGTGGCCTTGCCAAAGGTTTTAGCAAGGCGCTGCTTAATACTAAGCAGATGGTGAGGGGTGGATCGGCGCTTACAGCAAAACAGTTGCAGTTACAAGTGGGAATCTTGCCAACTATTGCGGACTGCTTGGATGGATTACAAAAGCTGGCTGACATGCACCAGGCTGA GTATGCGGTAAAATCATCTATCGTTTCTTTGGTGACATGGAAGAGCAG TTCAAGTGACCTTGCTGCAATGCGTCAACTCATTGTAGACCAACCAAACATACCAAAAGATGAAG TGCAATCTATTTTCGACATTATATTTGCAGATGAAATTTGTTAA